From the Lolium rigidum isolate FL_2022 chromosome 2, APGP_CSIRO_Lrig_0.1, whole genome shotgun sequence genome, one window contains:
- the LOC124689771 gene encoding FBD-associated F-box protein At4g10400-like, with amino-acid sequence MRLSQMNGGARYSPECADNDMTFDPNASFSLDSVPRGSSAFDLGMDLNSSPDLTTRKSPQSQRPKPSFSPSSSACCAAASIAMSFPTTGGPVGEDTTMPPTMLHGLAPETRSTEDEARLMFLYAFLPKPPVSTSPSLFCAAAADDDDDKNDRVSRLPDDLLLRVVSLLPAKDGARTTVLSSRWRHLWRSAPLVLVDTHLLRGERRPARAGAASRAVTSAVSAALESHPGPFPFASLTCSFMNTADRRLLARWFQLLATKGVDELVFVNRPWSVRGLRLPASLFSCASLCRLYIGAWAFPDTTALPRGVAFPNLHQLALGCVVMEDKDLDFVLAVSPVLEILSLFGSLTPLRARLTNHSLRCAQFCLSSLEEVAVMDSPSLERFFLWRNWNERHVKISVKIGHAPKLRVLGYLEPGVHMLQIGNTIIKAETKASTHTTVSSVQMLAVQLQFGLRSEVKMLPSFLKCFPRVETLIVESLVLRDPTSSNLSQKIWRKTSSIECVQSHLKTLAFHEVQGDHNEFDFLMFIAENAPKLERMFIVMKNGLTDTERQVVVARVGALYSTNWASKDCKVQLKMSCYPIGGGSWSLQAGSDLSVDDPFEAFPED; translated from the exons TCGCCCCAAAGCCAAAGGCCCAAACCCTCcttctccccttcctcctccgcgtGCTGTGCGGCCGCCTCAATCGCCATGTCCTTCCCCACGACCGGCGGCCCCGTCGGAGAGGACACGACGATGCCTCCGACGATGCTGCACGGGCTGGCACCGGAGACGCGGAGCACTGAAGACGAAGCGCGCCTCATGTTCCTCTACGCCTTCCTCCCCAAGCCGCCCGTCTCCACATCCCCTTCCCTcttctgcgccgccgccgccgacgacgacgacgacaagaaCGACCGCGTCAGCCGCCTCCCCGACGATCTCCTCCTCCGCGTGGTCTCCCTCCTCCCCGCCAAGGACGGCGCGCGCACCACCGTGCTATCCTCACGCTGGCGACACCTCTGGCGCTCCGCCCCGCTCGTCCTCGTCGACACCCACCTCCTCCGCGGCGAGCGCCGGCCCGCCCGCGCAGGCGCCGCCTCGCGCGCCGTCACCAGCGCCGTCTCCGCCGCCCTCGAGTCACACCCCGGGCCCTTCCCCTTCGCCAGCCTCACCTGCAGCTTCATGAACACCGCCGACCGCCGCCTGCTCGCGCGCTGGTTCCAGCTCCTCGCCACCAAGGGCGTCGACGAGCTCGTCTTCGTCAACCGCCCCTGGTCCGTGCGCGGCCTGCGCCTCCCTGCCTCGCTCTTCAGCTGCGCCTCGCTCTGCCGCCTCTACATCGGCGCCTGGGCGTTCCCGGACACCACCGCGCTCCCGCGCGGCGTCGCCTTTCCCAACCTTCACCAGCTCGCCCTTGGCTGTGTCGTCATGGAGGACAAAGACCTCGACTTCGTGCTCGCCGTCAGCCCCGTGCTGGAGATCCTCTCGCTCTTCGGAAGCCTCACCCCGTTGCGCGCTCGGCTCACGAACCACAGCCTACGGTGCGCGCAATTCTGCTTGTCCAGCCTGGAGGAGGTCGCCGTGATGGACTCCCCAAGCCTGGAGCGCTTCTTCCTCTGGAGAAATTGGAATGAGCGGCACGTCAAAATTAGCGTCAAGATTGGCCATGCCCCCAAGCTGCGTGTGCTGGGATACCTGGAGCCAGGAGTGCATATGCTGCAGATCGGTAACACCATCATCAAG GCTGAAACAAAGGCGAGCACACACACCACTGTGTCAAGCGTCCAGATGTTGGCTGTCCAACTGCAATTTGGACTCCGCAGTGAAGTCAAGATGCTTCCCAGCTTCCTCAAATGCTTTCCTAGGGTTGAGACGCTGATTGTCGAG TCTCTGGTACTTCGCGATCCCACTAGCAGCAACCTTAGTCAGAAGATCTGGCGGAAGACAAGTTCTATTGAGTGTGTCCAATCACACCTCAAGACTCTGGCTTTCCATGAGGTACAAGGGGATCATAACGAGTTCGATTTCCTCATGTTTATCGCGGAGAATGCGCCGAAGCTGGAAAGGATGTTCATCGTGATGAAAAATGGCCTAACAGACACTGAGAGGCAAGTGGTGGTTGCCAGAGTGGGGGCTCTTTATTCTACTAATTGGGCTAGCAAGGACTGCAAAGTGCAATTGAAGATGAGTTGCTATCCTATAGGAGGTGGTTCTTGGAGCCTCCAAGCGGGATCAGATTTGTCAGTTGATGATCCTTTTGAGGCCTTTCCTGAAGACTAG